GAGACTCGCTCTCGGTGAGCCAGCCATCGTTATTGGCCTTATACCAGCGATCAGCATAGACGTATTTATTGCGGTCAATGTAACCCTGCTTGGGGTCACCATAGTACTTGCCACCATCGACGTAGATCAGGCCCGTCTGAGCGCCGGAGTAGGGCGAGTTCTCCCACGTGGCAATGAGCCAGTAGCGCTGGGTGCCGCCATCGTAGATATCGGTAACAAGCCAGCCCTGGCCCGTCGCAAGCTCGCCGCTTTCGAGATTGCCGAGCAAGACGATGCCACCCCAGCTGTATTTGCCGCGAAGCACGTAGCCCTCGGCAGCAAGACCGTAGTAATTCACACCATCAACCGTAAAGAAACCGGCGTTCATGGCATGAAGGTCGGCGAGGTAATAGTAACGCTGCATGCCGCCATCGATGGAATCGGTGACGTACCAACCGTCCTGGCCATCGGGTTTGGAAACGAGACGTCCTTCCTGATCGGCGACATAGACACAGTCAAGTTCGGGGGCATAGTATTTACCGCGTACAATGGCACCATCGTTTGTGGCGTAGGCGTGGTAGCCGGTTCCCTCGTCGGGGTCGATGAGGCGACCCTTGACGATGTTGCCGTCAGCACCAATCCAGTAGCGCTCGAGGCTTCCCCAGGCGTTCGTGATGAGCCACTGGGCGTTGATCTCCAGGCTGGGGCCGTTGGTCGCGTACCAGGCCAGGCCCTCGTGGTTCCACCCGACGCCGACCAGGTGGTCGTTCTCGACCCAGGAGGTCGTGAAGTTGTGCGCGCCGGCGATGGCGTTGGGGTTGTACTGGCGCAGCACGACGACGCCGTCCTCGCCGTCGGAGTACCAGCCGATTCCCTCGTCGTCCAGCCCACGGAGATGAGGTGGGCGCGTTCGGCGTCAGAGGTGGTGTAGTGGTGGTCGCCGGCGTTGGGGTTGTAGAGGCGGTAGACCGGGTTTCCCGCCGTGGGGGCGACCCAGCCGATGCCCTCCCACTGCCAGCCGGCCGACGCGACGCTCGTGGCCTCGTAGAGGCTCATGGTGTAGAAGTGCTCGCCGGAGTTGGGATTGTAGAGGCGGTACATGTTGGCGTGGGAGTCCTCGTAGCTCACCTCGGGCTCCTCAGGAGTCTCACCGGGAGTCTCGGGGGTATCCTGGTCAGGTTTATCCTGGTCATCTGGCGTGTCACCGGCGGGTTTGTCCGCCTGGTCGCCATCGTCGCCCTCGTCCGGTGTGTCACCGGCGGGCTCGTCCGCCTGGTCGCCATCGTCCGGCGCTGCCGGCGTGTCGGGATCGGTCGGCTCGCCGGGATCGTCGGCGTCCCCCGGCGTCACGTCGTCAGGCCCGGTCACGTCCTCGCCGTCATCGGGATCGGTCGTCACGGTGCCATCGGAAACCGTCGTGTCGGTAGTCCCGGCGTTTTCTGCCGCGTAGGCGGGCGTCGCCGCCATCGCAAGCATGCATGCGAGCACGGTTGCAGCAATGACAATCCATACCCGTCCGAGCGAACGAACTTTACTCATGTTTTGATCACTTCCCTACACCAGATATAACCACGGCGCGACACTACCACGCACGCATGCTTAGTCGAGCATCGCTTCTGCCAGCGGTCGCTATATCTTTGCGAAAACCGCAGAACAGGTAACGTTTGTCCGTATCTTGGTCAGTAAATTATGCAAGTCATGTCTAGGATACTGCACAGAGATGACGCATATATAGAATAGAGAACGCCATCACAGCGGATGTAATGGCGTTCGTTAGTCAAAAGAGACTCTTCAGAAACCCTATAGCCTTATAAAGCTCTCGCCGAGGGCCTTTGCCTCGCCTTCCAGCTTGATGACGGTGCCATGACGCAACGTCACCTTGTTTCCAGAGCTGTCGACACAACTAATTGACTGCGGTGCGGAGAAGGGCTTGCTCTCACCCAGAGATGCGCTCACCTGAATGCCGGTCTGCCCATGATAGGTGGCAATCATGTCGGTGTAGAGCATGTACACGCCATCGACATTGACCATCGTAGGGCCCTCGTTGCCCGTGGCAATGTTGGTGTTGACCAGGTGCCATCCATCAGGTGACATGCTCGAATTCGCATAGATCTGATTGTTGACGCCGTCCTTCTTGGTTATCAGGTAATAGGTGTCCCCATCCTTGTAGATGAGGAGTCGATGTAATTGTCCGATGCCTCGAGACCCTGAATCTCGAACGCGGTGGAAGCGTCAAGCCTGAGCCCCTGCGGGAAGTGCTTGCCGGAACCACTCGTGGACGAGGCAAGGCCGTTGTTCGAGATATCGACCTTGACGGCATAGACCTTCATCCTATCGCTTTCGGGCTGACCATTGATAATCGCCATAGTAGCCAGCCGAGAAGATGATGTAGATGTCTCCGTTGTCATCCACGAACCACTCGGGAGCAACGACATCGAAGTCAGAGATACCGAACGGCATGGACGACAGCGAGATGCCATCGTAGCTTCCGCCGTTGATAAGACCCAGCCCCTCAGGCTGCGTCCAGTCGACAAGGTTCTCGGAATAGGAAATCATGGGATAGAAGCGCCCGTTGTTCCTGTTCCAATTGGAGAGCATGTAGAACGTCCCGTCCTTGAACATGATGCTTGGGTCGTGGAGCGGATCCGCGTTGCTCGCAAACGGGGTGCTGGCTTTGGTGAAATTGATGCCGTCACGGGTGTAGCACAGCGCAGTCTCGAAACCCGCGCCTTGGCCAGGCGTATCAATGAAGAACGACCCGAGGAACAGATCCTGCTCGCTCGTGTCATTGATGCCATACCAGCCAATGCCCTCTTCGTTCCATCCCGCCGAGACGAGACTGTCGTTTTCGACCTTGCTCAACGTGTAGTTATGGCTTCCCGAATTGTTGGTTGGGGCAGACGGCTGCACATTGGGATTGAACTGGCGGTACAGGGCGACGGACTCGTCTGCATCCGAATACCAACCGATGCCCTCATAGCTCCAGCCGACGGAAACGAGATGGTCGCGCTCGACCTCGCTCATGGTGTAGTGATGGTCGGTGCCCGAATACAGACGATAAACCGCATTACCATCTGCCGGCGCGGTCCAGCCAATGCCCTCGTAATTCCAACCGGCATCCATGAGGCTGACCTTCTCAACCGGGCTGGCGGTGTAGAAATGCTCGCCGCTGTTGGGATTGTAGAGACGATTCATCTTCACCGCGGACTCATCGGCATGGGCGGCTTTTGCCGGAGGCTGCACCATCATGACGAGCGACGCGCACATAAGCGCAAGAATCGCGACGAGCGCACATCTTTTCGCATGTCCTTTGCTTACCAAACTAATCATATGATCTCCTTTGGCGTTCTTCCTGCGTAACATGACCTGGCAGCATTTTACTAAGCGCCCGTCCGCAAAACCCGTTACATGCACGCAGCAATCCCGCAACGGAAACGACACGGTCGCCAATCCACCTTTTTACGTTCGCATGTATCCTTTTGTCTTTTTTGCGTTTCTAGCCGAAATGCTCGGATAGAATAGCCGGAAGAAACCGCGGCGATACGTGGAAGGAAACGGCATGCAGCGACATAAGCTTTCGAACGTTCTACTGGAAAACAGCTGGCAGTTCTTCCGAGCACCTGCCATGTATTGCTCCTCCAATGCCCCCGTAACATGCGGTGATTCCGCCGGAAGCGAATGGAGTCTGCAAGGGCCCGGCACCTTCGACTTCACCACCTTCTTCAATGCGCTGCCCACAGGCAAGTGGATGCGCTATACCAACGCCCGAGAGTTCTTCTTGCACCTCGAGCTTAAGAGAGCCGCCTGCACGTTCACGCAAACGCGTGCCGATACATACACATGGCATGCCGAGCGTCTCGACACGACAAGGCGCGATATCGCTGCAAGCGAAGAGTGGGTCACGCTCGATATCCCCCTCGAGCTCAACGATGACGTGCTCGTTGGCTTCCTGTTGGAAAGCCAGGGAACCGTGCAGATCCGCAACAGTTACTATTACACCGAGGTCGATGACGAGAGCATCCGCCCCGTCGAGCTTGCCCTTTGCACGACGACCTTCAAAAACGAGAACTACATTCTTCCCAATGTCGAGCTTGTCAGAAAACGCATCATCGAGACTGACGAGCCCATCTCGGAACACTTTTCCATGCATGTCGTCGACAACGGTCGCACCCTTGACGCCGAGGACGTCGAATCCGAGCGCATCTTCCTGCACCCCAATCCCAACGCGGGTGGAGCGGGCGGTTTTGCCCGAGGCATGATCGAGGCCATGGAACAGGCCCCGCGCGCTACCCACGTGCTGCTCATGGACGATGACGTGAGCATCTCGCCCGAGAGCATCATACGCACCTTCAACCTGCTCTCCATCGTAAATGACGAGTACTCGGAAGCGTTCTTGAGCGGTGCCATGATGAGCATGGACCAGCCGAATCTGCGCTACGAAGACGTCGGATTCGTGGCATGCAACGGCAAGTACTTCCCCGCCAAGAACCTTGCCTACGTCGATGTGCTGCACGACTGCGTCGCAAACGAGGCCTTTATCCACTGCAATCCCGAAGAGGCGGGGTATGATGCGGACCGCATGTCGCAGTCCTACGCTGCCTGGTGGTACTGCGTCATACCCGTATCCGTAATCGATCGCGAAGGGCTACCGCTGCCCATCTTCGTGCGTACCGACGACGTTGAGTACAGCCTGCGTGCGCATGCCAAGATCATGACCATGAACGGCATCTGCGTATGGCACGCACCGTTCAAACAGCGCTACAGCGCTGCCGTGGAGCGCTACCAAATGCCCCGCAACGTGCTCATCGGGCAGTTCACGAGCGGCATGGCCCCCCTGTCCGACTTCATAGGCGATTTGAAGATCGGCTTCGAGCTCGAACTCAAGAAGTACAACTACGATAACGCAGCACTCGTCCTCGATGCCTTCGAGGACTTTCTGAAGGGCCCGTCCTTCATCATGGAAAAGGGAGCAGCCGAGAGAAGCTACCTTGACCACCTCAAGAAGGCCGAGAAGCTGCTTCCGCTTGACGATATCAAGGAAGATGCCCTGGCTCTGGGCGTTGATCTCGATACCATCCCCGCAACGCAATTCGACCACGAGAACTACGAGAGAGACGACCATCGCTCGTTCGTCGAGCGCATACGGGACAACATGACCGTCAACGGCCATCGCATGGTCAGGGGCGATTACTACGACAAGGGATCGGTTGCCGTCATCAGCGCCGCCGGCTGGCTGTACCCCGTCGATGAGCTTCGAAAGAAGGAATACATCATCGCCATCGACGCGCCAAGCAAGAAGGGCATCATCCGCAAGATGGACAAGGAGCGCTTCAACCGGCTCTGGGACCGTTTCCACCGTGACATGGTCGAGTTTCGTGCGAACAAAGACCGCCTGCGCAAGGAGTACGAGGCAGCCCGCCCCGTCATGACGTCACTGCCGTTCTGGAAGCAGTACCTCGGTATCGACTAGGCGCGCACGTCCCAGTTGAGCGCGTAGTACGCGTTCGCATGCGCGATGTTGGTACCGTAATACGGATCGCCTTCGGCAATGAAGCGCGGCCAGCGCTTCTGGAACATCGCGAGCTCCTCGGCGTTTCGCATCTTGCTCTCGACCGTCTCGTCGAACCCACGGGACACTGACTCATAGTGGTAGAGCTCGATGTTGGGATCGATGATGACGTGACGACCCTTCTCGACGAGGCGCAGGCAGAAGTCCACGTCGTTATAGGCGACGGCATAGCGCTCGTCAAAGCCCTCGACCGACTCGAAGTCCTTTCGGCTCACCATAAGGCATGCGCCCGTAACCGCGAGCACGTCGCGAGCATTGTGGATCATGCCAAAGTAGTACACGAGGCTCGCCGGCGCCATGCACGCCACGTGCTTGGGGTCGGAGCGCGGAATCACCACGCCGTCGTGCTGGATTGTCCTGTCCGGATACAGCAAACGTGCGCCTACGACGGCGACCTCCTCGCGTTGCAGGGGGCCGAGCAGCAACTCAATCCAATCGGGCGTGATGACCTCCATATCGTTGTTGAGGAAGAGATAGTGGTCACCCACGGCATGCGTCACGCCCAAATTGCAGATGGCAGAGTAGTTGAACGAACCCTCGAAGCGCACGACGCGCAGGTTGTCGTGCTCGGCCTGCAGGCGCTCGTACAGCGCAAAGGTCTCGTCCTCGACACTATTGTTCTCGACGATGATGATCTCGAAGTTCTCGTAGGTCGTCTTCTCCCAGATGGATTCGAGGCAGCGCTCGAGCATGAAGGCCTGGTCTTTGTTGGGGATGATGATGGAGACAAGCGGCTTCTTCTCGGGTAGGTGATACACGATGCGATGCATGTTGCCGCAGAAGCCATCGAGCACATCGACGGGAATGCCGATACGCTCGTAGTGATTCCTGACCGCAATCTCGCCGGCCTTGTGCGTGTAGGGCTTGGCGTTGGCGTTACTGGCAGCCGAGTGCTCATGCGAGCGCCAATGATAGAGCACCTTGCGCACGTGGAAGATGTTGCGCGCCTTCTCCGCAACCTTCAGGGTCATATCCCAGTCCTGCGCACCCGTGACCTCGTCGCCCGAAAGCTCGATGGCATCCACGATGGACTTGCGCACCGTGAGCAGATGGCACACGTAATTGCAGGTGGCAAGCAACTCCCAGCTAAAGTCCGTCTTGAGGAAGCCATCGAAGAGCTTGCCGTCCCTGATCTTGTCCTCGTCGCAGTAGAGCAAATCCGTCTCCGGGTAGCGATTGATGGCATCGACGTACTCGAAGAGTATGCTCGGCTCGAGGATGTCGTCATGATCGAAGAAGCAGAGGAAGTCGCCTTGTGCGATGGCGATGCCCTCGTTGGTATTGCCCGCAATGCCGTAGTTCTTGTCGAGTGTCACCACCCGTACGCGATCATCGTTTGCCGCGCACGCGGCCACAGCCGCGGCAAGCTCCTTGTCCTCGGGCGTCGAGTTGACAAGGATAAGCTCGAACTTGCCATAGGTCTGCTCGAGAACGGACTGTGACATCTCCGCGAAGAAGTCGAGCGGCGTCTTGTAGAGCGGCACGATGATCGAGAACAGCGGCTCGATCTCGAAGTGCGCCCTCCGCTGCCCATCGAGCTCCATCGGTGACTTCTTTTGAGTGTGGTAGAACCAATCCTCGTAGAAGGGGCCCTGACCCGAATCATTGAACTTCCTCTGAAAACGATCGCGAACATCCTCCGTGCGCCACTTGTCCATGCAGATGAACGCAGGAGGCAGAGCGTCATCCGCAAAACGCACCCAAATGAAGAACCAATCGTTGCCATGCTCCTTGAGAAACGAGGTGTGGATGGTGCGGCGCGTGAAATCGGAGTGGGGCACGGGATGGTCAAGTTTGTCGCTCAGGACAGCGCGATCTCTGATAGGCATGCGCTTGCCCTGACGGTCAAAGACGATGACCTCGAATGGCGTTTGGTGCGTACTCGCATCGTCGCAATGAGTCGTGATGACGATATGCACGAGCTCGCTGTTTTGCGGCTCATAGCCAAAGTAACAAATGCGATCAGGCTCGATATGAGAAATATCACTGCGCGCATAGCGGTCGAAAATTGCGAATGTCATTGACGCCAGGCGCCTTGCTCAGGGTATTGTACTTCGCGGTCAATGCGCTCGAGAGGTGTCGTACCTTCTGGGACTCCTCGTCAAGAACCGCACCTTCTGCATCGAGCACGCGTACGGTGACGGCCTGCTCGACGTAAAGCAGGGGCAAGATGAGCACGTACTCGCCATGTGCGGCATCCTTGGCAGCGACGAGGGCGGGAACGGCGTCATCTCCCTGGCAATGCGACTCGGCAACAATCGACCCTCCTTGCGGACAATCCGCAGTCAGAAGTATGTAGATCTTCCTATCGCCGCGCGTTATCGTTCCTAGCTTCATATGAATAACCCCCGTCTGTGTAATTGCGAGAAGTATAATACACACACTCTGTACGCGCCGAGTTGGGAGCCACCGTGAGCACTTCGCCCTATCCGCAGGACTCGCTTCAACGATTGCAAGCCATCGAGCGTGACATCGTCGCCGTCATCGACAAGATCTGCCGGGAGAACGATATCGAATACTTCATCGATGGTGGCACCTGCTTGGGTGCCGTGCGCCATGGAGGCTTCATTCCCTGGGACGACGATGTTGATCTCGGGATGCCCAAGGCCGATTACGACCGCTTCTGCGCCATTGCCCCCGAGCTCTTACCCGCTGGCTACTCGCTCCACACATCCACGAACACCACGGGGTTTTCGGGGCTTTGGGCCAAGGTCTTCAAAGAAGGCACGCGTTTCATCGACGACAACGCGCTGGAAGCGGGCTGCGAGCAAGGAGCCTTCGTCGACATATTCCCCTACTGCCAGCTTGACGCGGACCCCAAAATTGCGCAGAGGCAGTGCAAGAAGGCTCGCGCTGCCCAACTCAAGTCATATCTCAGGCACTTCTCGCGCCCCAAACTGCCAGCATCGACCCCACTGCGCCCGCTCGTCGAGGCAGCCTGCAAGTTTGTGCACGCCACCGTCGCGCGCGGCTGGAAGCAGGAGGATTTGCAGAATACATTCGACCATGCCTTCGACACGAGCAATCCCGCACAGCGTTGGACAGATGCCGCATATCCCAATTGGGGATCATTTGACACCGAGGTGCTCTTCCCCACGACGGATATCGACTTCGACGGGTTAACACTGCGTGCACCCCATGACAGCGACGGCTTTCTCAAGACGCTCTATGGTGACTACATGCAATTGCCTCCTGAAGAGGAGCGCTATACGCACGCACCCGTCATCCTCGACTTGGGCGATGGCATCGACGTCATGAAAGAGACGTGAAGGCCGCCTCGAGTGCATCGACGGTCTTGCCCCAGCAGCATTCAGCAGCGACGAAGGCGCTCAGGTCTTCTCCTGAAGCACGCTGCGCCGTCGCCTCGCGAATAGCTTGCGCAACGTCTGCGGGTTCGCAGCTCTTAAGCATGACGCCATGGCGTACCGGATCAAAGCCCATCACCTCGTCTGTGCCTCCCACATGCGGCATGACGGGGACGCACCCCTGGGCAGCCGCTTCCAGAAGCGAGGTGCAGAAACCTTCCGAACGCGTCGGTAGGCAGAAAACATCCGCATCTCGCAGAAGAGCGGAAAGGTCCGGCTGGTCAAGCTTGCCAAGCAAGGCAACGTTGTCAAAACCTTGGCATGCGATCTGCTCACGTTGGCTACCATCGCCCGCCAATGCGCATACGAACCCATCGCCTAAGAGCGCCGCGGCCTGCGCAAACGAAAGCGCTCCCTTCTCGGGTTCGAGACGCCCGACAAAGACGATGAGCGTCTTGTCATGCGCACGCAGCTCGTCACGAAAGTTCCGTTCTGATGCAGCATCTTTGAATTGCTCGACATCGATGGAGTTGGGAATGACGGCTGCGGTCTCTATGCCAAAGTGCGTCAGCCAACCCCTGCTTGCCTGCGAAATACCCGCGAAGGCAGGCCCGAGATGCCGCATGCACCTAGTTACAGCATGCTCATAGCGCTCAACAAACCAATCGATACCGCCGCCACCAAAGGTCAGGTGCGCGGAGCCGTGGTCAAGCACGATGACAGGAGCGCCAATGCGCTTCGCGAAACGCGCGCCTTCAAGGGAATGCCGGTAGAAAACGCGTATTGACGAGCACGCGATCGATGCCGCGAGTAGCAAGCTCATCAAGCACGTGCTGATAATCGGCGTTCTTGCGCGAGATGGGCAGGCGGCCATCCAAAAGCGGCCTGCATGGCAAGCGATACACCTCGACGCCATCATCTTGCACCTCGTACGCAGGCGTATTCGCAGAGAGCTGCGAGGTCACGATGAAGACGCGGTTGCCTTGCATAGCAAGCTCGTGGGCAAGGCGCTGGGTAAACGACTCGACCCCACCTGCATGTGGCGCATACTGCGCCGAGAAGATCGCATATGCGTGAACTGGGGATGACACGGTCTCCCCGTCAGTCCTCGTCATGCTCGCCAAGATGCCTTCGCTCATAATGGTCTAGCCTGTCGATGGCTATCTGCTGGGTGAGTTCCTTCACGCGATTCTCGAGCTGGGATATACGCCGGTTCGAGAAAAAATCACGGAGAATCAATATGAAAATGAAGAAGAGGAAGACGAAGTTGACCGGTGATTGAAAGCCAATGGCGTCTGACAGAAGCGAGGGGATCTGGGGAAAGATGCTCATCAGGACAATGAGGAGGGAAAACGCCACCCAGAACATGGCATCCTCGATACTCATCTTGGATTTCTTGATGCTATGCAGCAGGAAGGCCATGAGGCCGATGGCGGCGACGATCAGTATGATTCGCAGGGCAATCGAGAACATCACATCACCTTATCTGAAGAACTGTATGAGAAGAACGGACAACGCCATACGCGCCATATACGATGTCGAGGTCCTGAAATTCAGGTAGCTCTCCCCCGCAATGCGCTCGTCCATGGAGACTTGGACCTCGGCAACGCGAGCACCTTTCTTCCTGATGAGATAGGCAAGGGTGTCGGGCTCGGGTCCGAGGTTGGGACCGTAAGCTAGCTCTCTTATCATGCGGCGGTTGT
This window of the Coriobacteriaceae bacterium genome carries:
- a CDS encoding glycosyltransferase, which codes for MQRHKLSNVLLENSWQFFRAPAMYCSSNAPVTCGDSAGSEWSLQGPGTFDFTTFFNALPTGKWMRYTNAREFFLHLELKRAACTFTQTRADTYTWHAERLDTTRRDIAASEEWVTLDIPLELNDDVLVGFLLESQGTVQIRNSYYYTEVDDESIRPVELALCTTTFKNENYILPNVELVRKRIIETDEPISEHFSMHVVDNGRTLDAEDVESERIFLHPNPNAGGAGGFARGMIEAMEQAPRATHVLLMDDDVSISPESIIRTFNLLSIVNDEYSEAFLSGAMMSMDQPNLRYEDVGFVACNGKYFPAKNLAYVDVLHDCVANEAFIHCNPEEAGYDADRMSQSYAAWWYCVIPVSVIDREGLPLPIFVRTDDVEYSLRAHAKIMTMNGICVWHAPFKQRYSAAVERYQMPRNVLIGQFTSGMAPLSDFIGDLKIGFELELKKYNYDNAALVLDAFEDFLKGPSFIMEKGAAERSYLDHLKKAEKLLPLDDIKEDALALGVDLDTIPATQFDHENYERDDHRSFVERIRDNMTVNGHRMVRGDYYDKGSVAVISAAGWLYPVDELRKKEYIIAIDAPSKKGIIRKMDKERFNRLWDRFHRDMVEFRANKDRLRKEYEAARPVMTSLPFWKQYLGID
- a CDS encoding glycosyltransferase family 2 protein → MTFAIFDRYARSDISHIEPDRICYFGYEPQNSELVHIVITTHCDDASTHQTPFEVIVFDRQGKRMPIRDRAVLSDKLDHPVPHSDFTRRTIHTSFLKEHGNDWFFIWVRFADDALPPAFICMDKWRTEDVRDRFQRKFNDSGQGPFYEDWFYHTQKKSPMELDGQRRAHFEIEPLFSIIVPLYKTPLDFFAEMSQSVLEQTYGKFELILVNSTPEDKELAAAVAACAANDDRVRVVTLDKNYGIAGNTNEGIAIAQGDFLCFFDHDDILEPSILFEYVDAINRYPETDLLYCDEDKIRDGKLFDGFLKTDFSWELLATCNYVCHLLTVRKSIVDAIELSGDEVTGAQDWDMTLKVAEKARNIFHVRKVLYHWRSHEHSAASNANAKPYTHKAGEIAVRNHYERIGIPVDVLDGFCGNMHRIVYHLPEKKPLVSIIIPNKDQAFMLERCLESIWEKTTYENFEIIIVENNSVEDETFALYERLQAEHDNLRVVRFEGSFNYSAICNLGVTHAVGDHYLFLNNDMEVITPDWIELLLGPLQREEVAVVGARLLYPDRTIQHDGVVIPRSDPKHVACMAPASLVYYFGMIHNARDVLAVTGACLMVSRKDFESVEGFDERYAVAYNDVDFCLRLVEKGRHVIIDPNIELYHYESVSRGFDETVESKMRNAEELAMFQKRWPRFIAEGDPYYGTNIAHANAYYALNWDVRA
- a CDS encoding LicD family protein; the protein is MSTSPYPQDSLQRLQAIERDIVAVIDKICRENDIEYFIDGGTCLGAVRHGGFIPWDDDVDLGMPKADYDRFCAIAPELLPAGYSLHTSTNTTGFSGLWAKVFKEGTRFIDDNALEAGCEQGAFVDIFPYCQLDADPKIAQRQCKKARAAQLKSYLRHFSRPKLPASTPLRPLVEAACKFVHATVARGWKQEDLQNTFDHAFDTSNPAQRWTDAAYPNWGSFDTEVLFPTTDIDFDGLTLRAPHDSDGFLKTLYGDYMQLPPEEERYTHAPVILDLGDGIDVMKET
- a CDS encoding glycosyltransferase family 4 protein, producing MSLLLAASIACSSIRVFYRHSLEGARFAKRIGAPVIVLDHGSAHLTFGGGGIDWFVERYEHAVTRCMRHLGPAFAGISQASRGWLTHFGIETAAVIPNSIDVEQFKDAASERNFRDELRAHDKTLIVFVGRLEPEKGALSFAQAAALLGDGFVCALAGDGSQREQIACQGFDNVALLGKLDQPDLSALLRDADVFCLPTRSEGFCTSLLEAAAQGCVPVMPHVGGTDEVMGFDPVRHGVMLKSCEPADVAQAIREATAQRASGEDLSAFVAAECCWGKTVDALEAAFTSLS
- a CDS encoding glycosyltransferase is translated as MSSPVHAYAIFSAQYAPHAGGVESFTQRLAHELAMQGNRVFIVTSQLSANTPAYEVQDDGVEVYRLPCRPLLDGRLPISRKNADYQHVLDELATRGIDRVLVNTRFLPAFP
- a CDS encoding DUF2304 domain-containing protein; its protein translation is MFSIALRIILIVAAIGLMAFLLHSIKKSKMSIEDAMFWVAFSLLIVLMSIFPQIPSLLSDAIGFQSPVNFVFLFFIFILILRDFFSNRRISQLENRVKELTQQIAIDRLDHYERRHLGEHDED